A stretch of the Zeugodacus cucurbitae isolate PBARC_wt_2022May chromosome 6, idZeuCucr1.2, whole genome shotgun sequence genome encodes the following:
- the LOC105216323 gene encoding CCAAT/enhancer-binding protein gives MLNMESPQMYDTVQTLSQLDLKKQPPPQQAIIGQITLTAMSSGQQQNNNNANNINNPNSNPNNNGTDANNNNNNLAAAAAVAAQQQNAGLVVKQHAVHQMQHAAAALNNNNNASAINANVNNVNNLLQKQMLQQYTQSDLDELTAQEITLDLQHLIDDQFREQEGLGIFSDMVTSPGGLSATLPPNGMVSAAAKVLQQHQLQQQSLRTQQHNYGRSALAYMPQAVHSGAAYSNNSSDENSSVGSDSSTIKEEPIDPEYRRHLQETNVNNAAAAAFITNSGANGLYNPYQTAANNGQINNGGMSNGVGGTAPNFTNLTSANVLAHHSVNLPHLAAGAHLLKHHNKQLHHQRKSSLKHVDKGSDEYRRRRERNNIAVRKSREKAKVRSREVEERVKTLLKEKDALLRQLQEMTNEIQLHKQIYMQLMNHANPEVSRVCRSFLNTNDHGL, from the coding sequence ATGCTCAATATGGAGTCACCACAGATGTACGACACCGTGCAGACACTCTCCCAGTTGGACCTCAAAAAGCAGCCACCGCCCCAACAGGCGATCATCGGCCAGATCACACTGACCGCCATGTCGAGCGGCCAgcaacagaacaacaacaatgcaaacaacATTAACAACCCCAATAGCAATCCCAACAACAACGGCACagatgccaacaacaacaacaataatttggcTGCTGCAGCTGCCGTTGCTGCACAACAACAGAACGCTGGGCTGGTGGTCAAACAGCATGCAGTGCATCAAATGCAGCACGCAGCCGCCGcactgaacaacaacaataatgcctCCGCCATTAACGCCAATGTGAATAACGTGAACAATTTACTGCAGAAGCAAATGCTACAGCAATACACGCAATCCGATCTGGACGAATTGACCGCGCAGGAGATCACTTTGGACCTACAACACCTGATCGACGATCAGTTTCGCGAGCAGGAGGGTTTGGGCATCTTCAGCGACATGGTTACAAGTCCAGGTGGCTTATCGGCAACACTACCGCCCAACGGTATGGTTAGCGCCGCGGCAAAGGTATTGCAACAAcatcaactgcaacaacaatcgttgcgcacacaacaacacaactacGGACGCAGCGCACTGGCCTACATGCCGCAAGCAGTGCACTCGGGCGCGGCGTACAGCAACAATTCAAGCGATGAGAACTCCTCGGTGGGTTCGGACTCGTCCACCATCAAAGAGGAACCCATTGACCCGGAATATCGCCGTCACCTACAGGAAACAAATGTCAACAATGCAGCAGCCGCCGCCTTCATAACAAACAGTGGCGCCAACGGGCTCTACAATCCCTATCAGACAGCCGCCAACAATGGCCAGATCAATAACGGTGGCATGAGCAATGGCGTCGGCGGCACAGCGCCCAACTTCACAAACCTCACCTCGGCCAATGTGTTGGCACATCACTCCGTCAATTTGCCGCATCTGGCCGCAGGCGCGCACCTACTTAAACACCACAACAAACAGCTACACCATCAACGCAAGTCCTCGCTGAAACATGTCGACAAGGGCAGTGACGAGTATCGACGTAGACGCGAACGCAACAACATAGCCGTGCGTAAGTCACGCGAAAAGGCCAAGGTACGCTCGCGCGAAGTGGAGGAGCGCGTCAAAACGCTGCTCAAGGAGAAGGATGCGCTCTTGCGTCAACTGCAGGAAATGACCAATGAAATACAGTTACACAAACAGATCTACATGCAGCTAATGAATCATGCGAATCCGGAAGTGAGTCGCGTGTGCCGCAGTTTCCTCAACACCAACGATCATGGGCTTTAG